The DNA segment TGTGTCCTTCGAGGATTTTCTCTACCACAAGTACCTTTTTTAATTCTGTTTTGGTCAATGTCACTATCTCCTGTCCCATAGTGACATTATCTCAGAACAGTTATGGTATGACATTATCACGGAATAGTAACAAAGCGATTGGTTAAGGGTTGATTTCTTGGAGCGGTTGCACTATAATACGAGTATACGGAAGAACCGTAACAAAGCTGAATGAATCTTTGTTGCGGTTTTATTTTGAACCTTTAATCGAATGTATGTTCGATTCTGGGCGCAATACTCCCATTTTATTATGAGCGAAGGATGTGAGTTTCTTGACGGACCGTCGCGCAGCATTGGATATGGCGTTACGCAACATTGAGAAGCAATTTGGCAAGGGATCGATCATGAAGCTGGGGGAATCCACCCATATGCAGGTGGAGACGGTCTCCAGCGGCGCGCTTGCCCTGGATATTGCCCTTGGGGTGGGCGGATTCCCCCGAGGCCGGATTATTGAAATATACGGGCCGGAATCGTCCGGTAAGACGACCGTCTCGCTGCATGCGATTGCCGAGGCGCAGAAGGCGGGCGGACAAGCAGCCTTTATCGACGCGGAGCACGCGCTCGACCCGGTTTATGCCAGCAAGCTGGGCGTGAACATTGACGAGCTGCTGCTTGCGCAGCCGGATACGGGCGAGCAAGGACTGGAAATTGCCGAGGCGCTCGTACGCAGCGGCGCGGTCGACATTATCGTCATCGACTCGGTAGCGGCTCTCGTTCCGAAGGCAGAGATCGAGGGAGAGATGGGCGATTCCCACGTCGGCCTGCAGGCGCGTCTGATGTCGCAAGCGCTGCGCAAGCTGTCCGGCGCGATCAGCAAGTCCAAGACGATTGCGATCTTTATTAACCAGCTGCGGGAGAAGGTCGGCATCATGTTCGGCAATCCGGAGACTACGCCGGGTGGACGCGCGCTGAAGTTTTACTCCACGGTGCGGCTCGACGTGCGCCGCGTGGAATCGATCAAGCAGGGCAACGATGTTGTGGGCAACCGCACGCGCATTAAGGTCGTCAAGAACAAGGTGGCGCCGCCGTTCAAGCAGGCGGATGTCGATATTATGTATGGCGAGGGCATCTCGAAGGAAGGCAGCATCATTGACATCGGTGTCGAGATGGACATTATCAACAAGAGCGGCGCATGGTTTTCCTACGAAGGAGAGCGGCTTGGACAAGGTCGTGAGAACGCCAAGCAGTTCCTGAAGGATAATCCGCAGGTTGCGCATACAATTGAAACGAGAATTCGCGAGGCCGTCAGCTTGATTCCGCAGAAGGGTCAACCGGACGTGGACGATGAGGCAGAGGAAGAGCTTTTGCTGTCCGAGTAAATGAATGATAGCAGAAGAAGGCGCCTCATACGAGGCGCCTTCTTTCCATTTGCCACTGATTAAGGCGATGACGAAGCTAGCTGTGCGCTAAATTAGCGAAGAGACTGGAGGCAGCGGGATGAGCGGGGCAGGGGTTACGATTACGGCGGTGGAAGCCGACGGCAAGCAGAAGGGACAATATCGTGTCCACCTGGAAGACGGCCGACAGCTGGACGTTCACGAGGACGTGCTGGTCAAGTATCGGCTGCTGAAGGGGGAGACGCTTGATGCGTCGACGATCCGCCGCATTCGGCAGGAGGAATCCGCGCAGGAGGCGATTCAGCAGGCGCTGCGCTGGCTGTCCGTGCGCGCCCGTTCCGAGCAAGAGCTGGTG comes from the Xylanibacillus composti genome and includes:
- the recA gene encoding recombinase RecA, with the protein product MTDRRAALDMALRNIEKQFGKGSIMKLGESTHMQVETVSSGALALDIALGVGGFPRGRIIEIYGPESSGKTTVSLHAIAEAQKAGGQAAFIDAEHALDPVYASKLGVNIDELLLAQPDTGEQGLEIAEALVRSGAVDIIVIDSVAALVPKAEIEGEMGDSHVGLQARLMSQALRKLSGAISKSKTIAIFINQLREKVGIMFGNPETTPGGRALKFYSTVRLDVRRVESIKQGNDVVGNRTRIKVVKNKVAPPFKQADVDIMYGEGISKEGSIIDIGVEMDIINKSGAWFSYEGERLGQGRENAKQFLKDNPQVAHTIETRIREAVSLIPQKGQPDVDDEAEEELLLSE